DNA from Nitrospirota bacterium:
GTTGCCACTCCGCCGACCATCACGACCATGATCGTTACGATCGAGATATCATGGAGTGCAAAGACGATTTTTGGATCAATATAGCCCATATAGTTTGTATAAAAAGCTCCTGCAAGCCCGGTGATTATTGCGCTCAGGCTGAGGGCAACAGTTTTATAAAGGGTTGTGTTAATGACGAGGGATTCAGCAGCGTCCTGGTCTTCCCGAATTGCAACAAAATAATAGCCCAGCTTTGATTCAATGACCTTCTTCACAAGATAAAAGCTCAGCAAAGCGATGACAAGAATAACATAGAAGTACCAGGTCTTCTCAATCCAGGTCCTTTCTCTGATCATGATGCCAAGATCGCCCTCTGTAATCGTGGTAAGGTTCTCTGCCATGACCCTCAGGATCACACCCATGGCAAGTGTGCCGAGTGCAAAGAACGGGCCTTTCAGCCTGAGGCAGATGTACCCGATGATAAGGGCAAAGATCGCTACAATAAAGATGCTGAACGGCAGCCCCCACCATGCAGAGATGCCGAGCTTGTTATAAAGGATCCCGGCGGTGTACGCGCCAACGCCGAAGAAGGCAGCGTGGCCAAACGATACCTGGCCGCAGTACCCGCCAAGGAGGTTCCATGCCATGCCGATGACCGACCACATGATCACGAGGATCAGGATATGCATCCAGTATGAGCTCAGTCCGATCAGGGGAAGCAGAGAGAGAAGCCCGGCAATAATGAGGGGGAATGCCTTCTTCATTTTCCGAGCCTCTTCTTTTTAAAGAGCGACATGATGCCGCCCGGAACAAAGATAAGGGCTGCCACAAAGATGATAAATCTGCCCACAGGAGCCCACCCCATGCCTACATACGTGGAAGTCAGAGATTCAAATACACCGAGTATGAGACCGCCGACAATCGCACCGACGGTAGA
Protein-coding regions in this window:
- a CDS encoding branched-chain amino acid ABC transporter permease encodes the protein MKKAFPLIIAGLLSLLPLIGLSSYWMHILILVIMWSVIGMAWNLLGGYCGQVSFGHAAFFGVGAYTAGILYNKLGISAWWGLPFSIFIVAIFALIIGYICLRLKGPFFALGTLAMGVILRVMAENLTTITEGDLGIMIRERTWIEKTWYFYVILVIALLSFYLVKKVIESKLGYYFVAIREDQDAAESLVINTTLYKTVALSLSAIITGLAGAFYTNYMGYIDPKIVFALHDISIVTIMVVMVGGVATYWGPFVGAIIMVFLAEIIRTIPKLGAAHHTFFGILLIVIIIFLPNGVVGDWPKLKRFLRIGRAA